One genomic window of Candidatus Kuenenia stuttgartiensis includes the following:
- a CDS encoding rhodanese-like domain-containing protein yields the protein MKKLVMALCFLTVVINCVIGGQVNDVKGIWIDVRTAGEYKSGHIEDAINIPYKEIGRKIESVAKNKDEKIFLYCESGRRSGIAKEILDKMGYLNVINAGGYEEIKKRQNKAE from the coding sequence ATGAAAAAACTAGTTATGGCTTTATGTTTTTTAACTGTCGTAATTAATTGTGTAATTGGGGGGCAAGTGAACGATGTGAAGGGAATCTGGATTGACGTAAGAACTGCCGGGGAATACAAGTCGGGACATATTGAGGATGCTATAAACATTCCATATAAAGAAATTGGAAGGAAAATTGAGTCGGTTGCAAAAAACAAGGATGAAAAAATTTTCCTTTATTGCGAAAGCGGGAGGCGGTCTGGTATTGCAAAAGAGATTCTGGATAAAATGGGATATCTAAATGTAATAAATGCAGGCGGCTATGAGGAGATCAAAAAAAGGCAGAATAAAGCGGAGTGA
- a CDS encoding nucleotidyltransferase domain-containing protein translates to MNISHENRLLLHCLQASISGNTGEKIKDVINIPLNWEEVLASAFWHGIAPLLYHNLKNISKRHCIPQEVMAQLRTAYHGNLARNMYLYAELKRILETFCDKGVKVIVLKGATLAKTVYGDIGLRQMNDIDLLVKKEDLLCAEKIMSGLDYRFQGEMQPDWYRENHQHISYVHSDKNIPVEIHWHIARKAHPVRIRIINDIIERWWEEARTIEFSGNKVQILSPEDLITHLCLHFLKHRFINQNGGFSSKGALIQLCDIFQTLKYYRDDIDWVRFKSETEKYGIDTLMYTTFSIVREIMGEHDDVFHNALSSFKSEDLNKELVRLINKRILIREDTLPVVPGSFIKSQIADTFQTKVKILFKEIFPHPKVLSNRFSVPLSSKRLCLYYLIRPFRLILKSGKIVLMIPRVKEEVILNTWINSQVCPIVDD, encoded by the coding sequence ATGAACATATCACATGAAAATAGGCTCTTACTCCATTGTCTTCAGGCAAGCATCTCAGGGAATACAGGAGAGAAAATTAAGGATGTAATAAACATTCCGTTAAACTGGGAAGAGGTTTTAGCTTCTGCTTTTTGGCATGGTATCGCCCCATTACTGTATCACAACTTAAAGAATATCAGTAAGAGACATTGTATACCTCAAGAGGTCATGGCTCAGTTGAGAACGGCTTATCATGGAAATTTAGCCAGGAATATGTACCTTTATGCGGAATTAAAGAGGATTTTAGAGACATTTTGTGATAAAGGTGTGAAAGTTATTGTTCTAAAGGGCGCGACTTTAGCGAAAACTGTTTATGGCGATATTGGTTTACGGCAAATGAATGACATAGACCTTCTCGTTAAAAAAGAAGACCTTCTTTGTGCAGAGAAAATAATGTCCGGATTAGACTATCGTTTCCAGGGTGAAATGCAACCGGATTGGTACAGAGAAAATCACCAGCATATAAGTTATGTTCATTCAGATAAGAATATCCCGGTGGAGATTCACTGGCACATAGCAAGGAAGGCACACCCAGTAAGAATTCGTATTATTAATGACATTATTGAAAGGTGGTGGGAAGAGGCCAGAACGATAGAATTTTCTGGCAATAAAGTACAGATACTCAGTCCGGAGGATTTAATTACTCACCTCTGTCTACATTTTTTAAAACACCGGTTTATAAATCAAAATGGAGGTTTTAGTAGCAAAGGTGCACTTATCCAGTTGTGTGATATTTTTCAAACCCTTAAATATTATAGAGATGATATTGATTGGGTAAGGTTTAAGTCTGAAACCGAAAAATACGGAATAGATACCCTAATGTATACTACCTTTTCCATTGTAAGGGAAATCATGGGGGAGCACGATGACGTTTTTCATAATGCCCTTAGTAGCTTTAAATCAGAGGATTTAAATAAAGAATTAGTGCGGCTTATCAATAAAAGAATACTTATCAGAGAAGATACTCTTCCCGTCGTTCCCGGTAGTTTTATCAAGTCACAAATCGCGGATACATTTCAAACGAAGGTGAAGATTCTCTTTAAAGAAATATTTCCACATCCAAAAGTTCTCTCAAACAGGTTTTCAGTACCTTTGTCCTCAAAGAGGCTCTGTCTATACTATTTAATTCGTCCCTTTCGCCTCATTTTAAAATCCGGAAAGATAGTACTAATGATCCCACGAGTTAAGGAAGAGGTAATCCTTAATACATGGATAAATTCTCAAGTCTGTCCAATCGTAGATGACTAA
- a CDS encoding lasso peptide biosynthesis B2 protein produces MGNKTCAIKKFRTHFSSFGEIWLFTRIFLLINVLPFLFRFLSLPRVMKMLAPRNFRVCRNKDLENMKDKIVKFTDYILRHNLWTDKNICLRRSLVLYHFLRKLGINVFVCFGVRYNGRFSDGEAKKKLEGHAWLLYHGDIFLERNAEVTKTYTMTYCFPDKI; encoded by the coding sequence ATGGGTAACAAAACTTGTGCTATTAAAAAATTCAGGACTCATTTTAGCTCCTTCGGGGAGATATGGCTTTTTACCCGAATTTTTCTCCTGATTAACGTTTTGCCTTTCCTGTTCAGATTTTTGTCCCTGCCCAGGGTTATGAAGATGCTTGCACCACGGAACTTTAGAGTTTGCCGTAACAAAGACCTGGAAAACATGAAAGATAAGATCGTAAAATTTACAGACTACATATTGAGGCATAACCTTTGGACAGACAAAAATATCTGTCTCAGGCGGTCTTTAGTTCTTTATCACTTTTTACGTAAATTGGGAATAAACGTCTTTGTTTGTTTTGGAGTGAGATATAACGGGAGGTTCTCTGATGGAGAGGCAAAAAAGAAATTGGAGGGCCATGCCTGGCTTCTTTATCATGGGGATATTTTTCTGGAAAGAAATGCAGAAGTAACTAAAACTTATACGATGACGTATTGTTTCCCTGATAAGATATAG
- a CDS encoding PqqD family protein, whose product MLELNYRVTPDPDVVITELEGKEAVLLHLGTKMYFTLNETGLRIWQMLSSGLTAGEISEIIQNEFDVLPEKARESVLKLIHELIREKLVKVVDG is encoded by the coding sequence ATGCTGGAGTTAAATTATAGGGTAACGCCTGACCCTGATGTTGTTATTACTGAATTAGAGGGCAAAGAGGCCGTCCTTCTCCATCTGGGCACGAAGATGTACTTCACCTTAAATGAAACAGGACTGCGGATCTGGCAAATGCTCAGTAGCGGTCTTACGGCTGGAGAGATAAGCGAAATAATTCAAAATGAATTTGATGTTTTACCTGAAAAGGCCAGAGAAAGTGTACTGAAACTTATTCATGAACTTATCCGTGAAAAATTAGTGAAGGTTGTAGATGGGTAA